From the Paenibacillus sp. FSL H8-0548 genome, one window contains:
- a CDS encoding iron ABC transporter permease gives MTYKLVWYGGAAMLLLAVSIVVSLSIGSAGISVRDVWGIMLHQLPWLSDQPVPYSSAEIAIVTQVRLSRVLLAVLVGACLALAGTGFQGVLRNPLADPYTLGVASGCSVGAAFIILFGLQTALGMWTIPLVAFGTGTVTLLGVFWLSRNNGVMQIETLILSGVILQAFLGAFVSFMVSMSEGVVNQILFWLMGSLAMRSWSNVYMLLPLLALGLPILLLYGQSLNLFVLGERHAAHLGIRVERTKLIVLISSTLLTAAAVSVSGVIGFVGLVVPHVIRLLVGPDYRLITPLAAIGGGIFVLWADTLARMALTPKEIPLGVVTALIGAPFFAYLLHRRKQKQGGAL, from the coding sequence ATGACATATAAATTGGTTTGGTATGGAGGAGCAGCTATGCTCCTTCTTGCTGTTTCTATCGTTGTCAGCCTTTCGATAGGATCAGCCGGCATCTCAGTAAGGGACGTATGGGGAATCATGCTGCATCAACTGCCTTGGCTGTCTGATCAGCCAGTTCCTTATTCGTCCGCAGAAATTGCAATCGTAACGCAGGTACGGCTCTCGCGCGTATTGCTTGCTGTCCTTGTTGGGGCATGCCTTGCACTAGCTGGTACTGGCTTTCAAGGAGTGCTTCGCAATCCGCTTGCTGATCCCTATACATTAGGGGTTGCCTCGGGCTGCTCAGTCGGCGCTGCATTTATTATTTTGTTCGGCTTGCAGACAGCGCTTGGCATGTGGACGATACCGCTCGTTGCATTCGGAACAGGAACAGTTACGTTGTTAGGCGTTTTCTGGCTGTCACGAAACAACGGGGTCATGCAGATTGAAACATTGATTTTGTCAGGAGTCATTTTACAAGCGTTTTTAGGCGCCTTTGTATCCTTCATGGTATCGATGTCGGAGGGCGTTGTGAACCAAATTTTGTTTTGGCTAATGGGTTCGCTAGCTATGCGCAGCTGGAGCAATGTTTATATGCTGCTTCCGCTTCTAGCACTAGGTCTGCCGATCTTGCTCTTATATGGTCAATCTCTAAATTTATTCGTGCTTGGCGAGCGGCATGCAGCCCATCTGGGCATACGCGTGGAACGCACAAAGCTAATTGTACTAATCAGCTCAACGCTATTAACAGCAGCTGCCGTATCCGTATCCGGTGTTATAGGGTTCGTCGGTTTAGTTGTTCCGCATGTCATCCGATTGCTCGTTGGACCAGATTATCGATTAATTACACCATTAGCCGCAATCGGAGGCGGGATTTTTGTCTTGTGGGCAGATACGCTGGCGCGAATGGCACTGACTCCTAAGGAAATTCCGCTTGGCGTCGTTACTGCACTCATTGGCGCGCCGTTTTTTGCTTATTTGCTGCATAGACGGAAGCAAAAGCAAGGAGGAGCACTATGA
- a CDS encoding heme ABC transporter ATP-binding protein — MIEVRDIVHRVQGRPVLNGLSCTFQQGCMYGVIGPNGVGKSTLLHLLSGVDQPSRGEVRLDGVSMASYPRKQLAKKMAVLQQSGLPPVGFSVREVVSMGRSPFQSWLGTDSEDGETIINAALRAMGLQELEHRKMDQLSGGERQRVALAKLMAQEPSIILLDEPTTYLDIGYQVQLLDTVRAWQRERKLTVIAVLHDLNLASLYCDELVVLHQGKVAAVGTPHAVLTTELIDQVYEAKTAIISHPLTGAPQIMLQPKVIY; from the coding sequence ATGATTGAGGTGCGCGATATTGTACATAGAGTACAAGGAAGACCTGTACTGAATGGTCTTTCCTGTACCTTCCAGCAAGGATGCATGTATGGTGTTATAGGTCCAAATGGTGTTGGGAAGTCAACGCTTCTGCACTTATTGTCTGGGGTTGATCAGCCAAGCCGCGGAGAGGTACGGCTGGATGGCGTTAGTATGGCTTCTTACCCGCGCAAGCAGCTAGCTAAGAAAATGGCTGTTCTTCAGCAAAGCGGCTTGCCCCCTGTTGGTTTTTCCGTCCGCGAGGTCGTCAGCATGGGGAGATCCCCATTCCAGAGCTGGCTCGGTACTGATTCGGAGGATGGAGAGACGATCATTAATGCTGCTTTAAGGGCAATGGGGCTTCAAGAGCTGGAGCATCGCAAAATGGATCAGTTAAGCGGAGGCGAGCGGCAGCGTGTAGCACTCGCTAAGCTGATGGCACAGGAGCCCTCGATTATTTTGCTCGATGAACCGACGACTTATTTGGATATTGGCTATCAAGTTCAGCTTCTGGATACTGTGCGGGCTTGGCAGCGCGAGCGGAAGCTGACTGTCATCGCGGTGCTTCATGATTTGAATTTGGCTTCGCTATATTGCGATGAGCTCGTTGTGCTTCATCAAGGAAAAGTCGCAGCAGTAGGCACTCCTCATGCTGTATTAACGACTGAGCTAATCGATCAGGTTTACGAAGCAAAAACAGCAATCATCTCGCATCCACTAACGGGAGCTCCGCAAATTATGCTGCAGCCGAAGGTCATATACTAA
- the cobT gene encoding nicotinate-nucleotide--dimethylbenzimidazole phosphoribosyltransferase, with the protein MISNLDTKLAETIERIKPFDEETAALAMKYSDGLTKPPGSLGKLESISIQLAGISGQLWPDLSRKAVIVMAGDHGVCEEGVSAFPQAVTPQMVMNFLNGGAAVNVLARQAGAEVVCVDIGVNADLEHELLISRKVVRGTANMAKQPAMTREETLQAILVGIEVVNEQVQRGCQLFATGEMGIGNTTASAALTTVLTGLAPEESVGRGTGINDASWLNKVAVVKRAIAINNPDANDAIDVLAKLGGAEIAGLVGVIIGAAASGCPVVIDGYISSAAALVASRIAPQTLPYMIASHLSQEQGHLKLLESIGLLPIMQLEMRLGEGTGAVLCFHFIDAALHLMQEMATFESAGVSKD; encoded by the coding sequence ATGATCAGCAATTTGGACACGAAGCTGGCGGAAACAATTGAAAGAATCAAACCGTTCGATGAAGAGACAGCTGCTTTAGCGATGAAGTATTCCGATGGATTAACGAAGCCGCCCGGAAGTCTAGGAAAGCTGGAATCCATTTCTATTCAGCTAGCTGGAATCTCAGGGCAATTATGGCCGGATTTATCGCGTAAAGCAGTCATTGTCATGGCAGGGGACCATGGGGTATGCGAGGAAGGGGTCAGCGCATTTCCACAGGCGGTTACTCCTCAGATGGTTATGAATTTTTTGAATGGCGGTGCGGCAGTGAACGTGCTGGCTAGACAAGCAGGCGCTGAGGTCGTATGCGTTGATATTGGCGTAAATGCGGATTTAGAGCATGAGCTGCTAATTAGCCGCAAGGTAGTCCGAGGAACTGCGAACATGGCGAAGCAGCCCGCGATGACTCGCGAGGAGACTCTGCAAGCGATATTAGTAGGCATTGAAGTAGTAAATGAGCAAGTGCAGCGCGGCTGTCAATTGTTTGCCACGGGTGAAATGGGCATTGGCAACACGACAGCAAGCGCCGCTCTAACAACGGTATTAACCGGACTCGCACCTGAAGAGTCGGTGGGCCGGGGCACTGGCATTAACGATGCAAGCTGGCTGAATAAGGTAGCTGTTGTGAAGCGTGCGATTGCAATAAATAACCCTGATGCGAATGATGCTATTGATGTGCTTGCTAAATTAGGCGGAGCGGAAATTGCTGGTCTGGTCGGTGTCATTATCGGTGCTGCTGCGAGCGGTTGCCCTGTAGTTATCGACGGTTACATATCGTCAGCAGCTGCACTAGTCGCATCACGAATTGCGCCGCAAACGCTGCCTTATATGATCGCTTCACATCTCTCTCAGGAGCAGGGACATTTGAAGCTGCTGGAATCCATTGGCCTGCTGCCTATCATGCAGCTTGAAATGAGGCTGGGTGAAGGCACCGGAGCTGTATTATGTTTTCATTTCATTGACGCTGCGCTCCATCTCATGCAAGAGATGGCAACGTTTGAGAGCGCAGGCGTATCTAAGGATTAG
- the cobU gene encoding bifunctional adenosylcobinamide kinase/adenosylcobinamide-phosphate guanylyltransferase has protein sequence MAVLVTGGTRSGKSSFAEQYAMRVAASGIYIATCQPYDEEMSKRIGKHQSDRDDSGFSWETIEDAYAAADVLRQLEKKFFVEAQQGKESPVVLLDCLTLWLTNWLMQIEQQSLTDDRLEIEIMKLLEAIHSYPYPLIIVTNEVGDGIVPAYALGRLFRDEAGRLNQRVAAICERVFLVTAGIPIELKSQAFRWDQL, from the coding sequence ATGGCAGTACTTGTAACCGGCGGAACGCGCAGCGGCAAGAGCAGCTTCGCAGAGCAATACGCGATGCGAGTCGCGGCAAGTGGCATTTATATTGCTACCTGTCAGCCGTATGATGAAGAAATGAGCAAGCGAATTGGGAAGCACCAGTCGGATCGAGATGATTCAGGCTTCAGCTGGGAGACGATCGAGGATGCGTATGCTGCAGCGGACGTACTTCGACAATTAGAAAAGAAATTTTTTGTGGAAGCGCAGCAGGGCAAGGAGTCGCCAGTCGTGCTGCTCGATTGTTTAACGTTATGGTTGACGAATTGGCTAATGCAAATAGAGCAGCAATCGCTGACAGACGATCGTCTGGAAATAGAAATAATGAAGCTGCTGGAAGCTATACATAGCTATCCTTATCCGCTGATTATCGTCACAAACGAAGTTGGTGACGGTATTGTACCCGCTTATGCGCTGGGCCGATTGTTCCGCGATGAGGCGGGACGTCTGAATCAGCGGGTTGCTGCGATTTGCGAGCGTGTTTTTCTCGTGACGGCAGGTATACCGATAGAGCTGAAGTCGCAAGCTTTTAGGTGGGATCAATTATGA
- the cbiB gene encoding adenosylcobinamide-phosphate synthase CbiB, with product MILYSLKELLLLAAAAIVIDWIIGDPKWPTHPVIRIGRLIRWLERLLAPERFAAKPKVVKQLGVALTAITLLISFGSTWGIVLTADALHPWLGYAVSAWLISTTLAVKGLKDAAVLVYRPLVMGRLDEARKYVGYIVGRDTAELDEREASRATIETVAENTVDALVSPLLFALIGGAPLAMLYRATNTLDSMVGYRNEKYVHFGWCSARTDDWLNYIPARLTGVMLTISALFFPKMNARQAGRAIAVFAHLHPSPNSGIPESAVAGALGIELGGRNVYFGVPSERARMGWPLRELQPQDIMQTVRLLYSVSVILFIGVIAVWFVAR from the coding sequence ATGATTCTTTACTCGTTGAAGGAGCTGCTGCTGCTTGCAGCAGCAGCGATAGTGATAGATTGGATCATAGGCGATCCGAAATGGCCAACCCATCCCGTCATTCGGATCGGACGGCTGATTCGCTGGCTGGAGCGTCTTCTTGCACCAGAGCGGTTTGCTGCGAAGCCCAAAGTGGTTAAACAGTTGGGCGTTGCTTTGACTGCTATAACGCTGCTCATCAGCTTCGGTTCTACCTGGGGTATTGTTTTAACAGCAGATGCTTTGCATCCTTGGCTTGGCTATGCGGTGAGCGCTTGGCTTATTTCGACAACACTAGCAGTGAAGGGCTTGAAGGATGCAGCCGTGCTCGTCTATCGTCCCCTGGTCATGGGAAGGCTGGACGAGGCTAGAAAGTATGTAGGGTATATTGTTGGCCGAGACACCGCCGAGCTTGATGAGCGAGAGGCATCGCGTGCGACCATTGAGACGGTTGCGGAGAACACGGTTGATGCTCTTGTATCTCCTTTGTTGTTTGCGCTTATTGGAGGAGCACCGCTGGCTATGCTTTACCGTGCAACAAATACACTTGATTCCATGGTAGGCTATCGAAATGAGAAATATGTGCATTTTGGCTGGTGCTCGGCACGGACGGACGATTGGCTAAATTACATCCCAGCAAGGCTAACTGGCGTAATGCTTACGATTTCTGCACTTTTTTTTCCGAAAATGAATGCAAGGCAGGCTGGACGGGCGATAGCTGTCTTCGCACATCTTCATCCAAGCCCTAATAGCGGGATTCCTGAGTCAGCGGTTGCGGGCGCGCTTGGCATCGAGCTGGGCGGGAGAAATGTTTATTTTGGTGTTCCTAGTGAGCGTGCAAGAATGGGCTGGCCGCTGCGCGAATTGCAGCCACAGGACATTATGCAAACGGTCCGTTTATTGTATAGTGTCAGCGTCATTTTGTTTATAGGAGTGATAGCCGTATGGTTCGTCGCGAGGTAA
- the cobS gene encoding adenosylcobinamide-GDP ribazoletransferase, with product MVRREVKLQFQAVIAAFQFLTRFPIPIAVPFQGSVLKRSVVYFPLAGALIGVSLTAFAWLLTLFIPPWPSAVLVLAIWTALSGGLHLDGWMDTADGVLSHRSRERMLEIMKDSRVGAMGVLAAVLLLLLKASLMVELLEGNHLKLYWPLLLIGPIWSRAWMSAAIAFWPSARQGEGIGVLFNEVKGLHAAASMAVAALCSGFVFWIADMGAAISLMWLIVILLLTIGSGGLLAAWLSHKLGGLTGDTYGALNEAVEAVLLLAAIIWIHAQI from the coding sequence ATGGTTCGTCGCGAGGTAAAGCTGCAATTCCAAGCGGTTATCGCAGCTTTTCAATTTTTAACACGTTTCCCTATTCCGATTGCCGTTCCTTTTCAAGGATCTGTCCTGAAGCGAAGTGTAGTGTATTTCCCGCTTGCTGGAGCACTCATAGGTGTAAGTCTCACAGCCTTCGCCTGGTTGCTCACTCTATTTATTCCACCGTGGCCAAGCGCAGTTCTAGTGCTCGCCATATGGACCGCATTAAGCGGTGGACTGCATCTAGATGGATGGATGGACACCGCAGACGGCGTGCTCAGTCACCGTTCCCGCGAGCGTATGCTCGAAATTATGAAGGATAGCCGGGTGGGCGCGATGGGGGTGCTTGCTGCTGTCCTGCTGCTGCTGCTCAAAGCCTCATTAATGGTTGAGTTGCTAGAGGGAAATCATTTGAAATTATACTGGCCGCTGCTCTTGATTGGTCCGATATGGAGCAGAGCTTGGATGAGTGCTGCGATAGCCTTTTGGCCGAGCGCAAGGCAAGGTGAAGGAATTGGTGTATTATTTAATGAGGTTAAAGGTTTACATGCTGCGGCCTCAATGGCTGTGGCTGCACTTTGCTCGGGCTTTGTTTTTTGGATCGCTGATATGGGAGCTGCGATTTCTTTAATGTGGTTAATCGTTATTTTATTGCTCACCATCGGCAGCGGCGGACTTCTTGCTGCTTGGTTAAGCCATAAGCTTGGCGGTTTAACCGGCGATACCTATGGTGCTTTGAATGAAGCTGTGGAAGCGGTTCTGCTGCTGGCAGCTATCATTTGGATACATGCTCAGATATAG
- the cobD gene encoding threonine-phosphate decarboxylase CobD, translating to MLERYGHGGDLRTAEEAFGIPAQQFVDFSSNMNPLGPPSGVKKALHAYADMIDQYPDPAVRGLRSKLAQRHNIDEQSIVVGNGAAELIDLIVRALQPELTTLAIPCFDEYGDAVRKIGGAVYEIKLAAENHFEWIINAEDVCAAAAAGSLFILGSPNNPTGQLVDPSHIRSLLSMGAYVVVDEAFMDFVPDESRLSLIQEATQHERLFVIRSMTKFYSIPGIRLGYIVGMPRSLSVLRRLQVPWSVNSLAQLIGESVLEDSEFEERSIRWLQQERPWLTAQLEDIGFVVNPSAANYLLLRIPKSAGLSASMLQLEMGKRGVLIRDASRFSGLDHTYIRVAIKLREQNVQLVAAFKQCLQPNETHGVK from the coding sequence ATGCTGGAAAGATACGGTCACGGTGGTGATCTGCGAACCGCTGAGGAAGCCTTCGGCATACCCGCCCAACAATTTGTTGATTTTAGCTCTAATATGAATCCGCTTGGTCCGCCATCAGGTGTGAAAAAAGCGTTGCATGCCTATGCGGATATGATAGATCAGTATCCTGACCCAGCCGTTCGCGGTTTGCGAAGCAAGCTGGCGCAGCGGCACAATATCGATGAGCAGTCGATTGTTGTTGGCAATGGAGCAGCAGAGCTGATTGATTTAATTGTTCGTGCTTTGCAGCCGGAATTAACGACACTCGCCATCCCTTGCTTCGATGAGTACGGTGATGCAGTTCGAAAAATAGGCGGCGCAGTATACGAAATCAAGCTTGCCGCAGAAAATCATTTTGAATGGATCATAAACGCTGAGGACGTGTGCGCTGCGGCTGCAGCGGGCTCTTTATTTATACTTGGCTCGCCAAACAATCCGACAGGCCAGCTTGTTGATCCAAGCCACATTCGATCCTTGCTTAGCATGGGCGCGTATGTCGTTGTTGATGAGGCGTTTATGGATTTTGTCCCCGATGAGTCGAGGCTCAGCCTGATTCAAGAAGCGACGCAGCATGAGAGATTGTTCGTTATTCGTTCGATGACCAAATTTTATTCTATCCCTGGTATTCGGCTGGGCTATATCGTCGGAATGCCAAGATCGTTAAGTGTGTTGAGACGTCTTCAGGTTCCCTGGAGTGTAAATTCTTTGGCGCAGCTCATAGGAGAATCGGTGCTGGAGGACTCTGAATTCGAAGAACGGTCGATACGCTGGCTGCAGCAGGAAAGGCCGTGGCTGACCGCACAGCTTGAGGATATCGGCTTTGTGGTAAACCCAAGTGCTGCTAATTATTTGCTCCTTCGTATTCCGAAGTCAGCTGGACTTAGCGCCAGCATGCTTCAGCTTGAGATGGGCAAGCGAGGGGTGCTTATCCGTGATGCTTCCCGGTTTTCCGGTCTGGATCATACCTATATTCGTGTAGCGATTAAGCTTCGCGAGCAAAATGTACAGCTAGTGGCGGCATTTAAGCAATGCTTGCAGCCTAATGAGACCCACGGCGTTAAATGA
- a CDS encoding adenosylcobinamide amidohydrolase, with translation MTQPFRSGDQYDSTIWSGVTLLLKEDRIEASTPEQLYALSSAIHPGGFSYTNRIVNWRVPLTYQCDDPVRDIIEHCKEWGCDAKDTIGLITAAKLTHAAVAEVEGDRFKLLCCTTVGTRNAARAGLPRSTFPAYTAGTINTIILIDGQMTEAAMVNAIITATEAKTAALQQLGIIEQANGQAATGTTTDAIVIGVSQAASWNALHAYAGVATTIGCAIGEAVYDTVLEATRTQHED, from the coding sequence GTGACTCAGCCCTTTCGATCGGGAGACCAATATGATTCAACCATTTGGAGCGGTGTTACATTGCTGCTGAAGGAGGATCGCATTGAAGCGAGCACTCCAGAGCAATTGTATGCCCTTAGCAGTGCCATTCATCCAGGCGGCTTCTCCTATACGAATCGAATTGTAAATTGGAGAGTACCGCTGACGTATCAGTGTGATGATCCGGTTCGTGATATAATTGAGCATTGCAAAGAGTGGGGCTGCGATGCCAAAGATACGATTGGTCTGATTACTGCGGCGAAGCTGACGCATGCAGCTGTAGCAGAGGTTGAGGGAGATCGGTTTAAGCTGCTATGCTGCACGACTGTCGGGACTCGGAATGCAGCTAGAGCAGGCTTGCCGCGCAGTACCTTTCCCGCATACACCGCTGGAACGATCAATACGATTATTTTAATTGATGGACAAATGACAGAAGCTGCTATGGTTAACGCGATCATAACGGCAACGGAAGCAAAAACTGCGGCACTGCAGCAGTTAGGCATTATAGAGCAAGCGAACGGACAAGCAGCAACCGGAACGACAACAGACGCTATCGTAATTGGCGTTAGCCAGGCGGCAAGCTGGAATGCGCTGCACGCCTATGCTGGCGTAGCGACGACGATCGGCTGTGCCATTGGCGAAGCTGTTTATGATACGGTGCTTGAGGCAACTCGTACTCAGCATGAGGACTGA
- the corA gene encoding magnesium/cobalt transporter CorA, with protein sequence MIRIDGYTKNKEWWTDLTFEDLESEKLDWYWVDFFNPTEEECKHLETFFHFHPLAIEDCYQLLQRPKLDHYEDVHFMVLHEVEWKTLTINEINMFIGPHFLVTFHYASSPEINDARSKLMSSTKIGETGQIYAAYLIIDKLVDQYFPAVHELEDQLLDMEVGSNDQSQTVMSDIFNIRSRLLRLRKTIMPMRDLLYRLTNTDRIQGLKPYLAFYHDIYDHLIKLSEMIDSSREMTADLRDSYISFNSNRMNNIMKTLTVITTIFMPLTFMAGVYGMNFRNMPELEWSWGYFAVLIVMLIIGVSMYAWFRRKGWFK encoded by the coding sequence TTGATTCGAATTGATGGATATACGAAAAACAAAGAATGGTGGACGGACCTGACTTTCGAGGATCTCGAATCGGAAAAGCTCGATTGGTATTGGGTTGATTTTTTTAACCCTACTGAGGAAGAATGCAAGCATCTTGAAACTTTTTTTCACTTTCATCCGTTAGCCATTGAGGATTGCTATCAATTGCTGCAGCGGCCTAAGCTGGATCATTACGAGGATGTTCATTTTATGGTGCTGCATGAGGTGGAGTGGAAGACGTTAACTATCAATGAAATTAATATGTTTATCGGACCCCATTTTCTAGTGACCTTTCATTATGCCTCATCTCCTGAAATCAATGATGCCCGAAGCAAGCTGATGTCTAGCACAAAAATAGGCGAGACTGGCCAAATTTATGCGGCGTATCTCATTATAGACAAGCTTGTGGATCAATATTTCCCTGCGGTTCATGAGCTTGAGGATCAGCTTCTGGATATGGAGGTTGGGAGCAATGATCAAAGCCAGACAGTCATGAGTGATATTTTCAACATTCGCTCGCGATTGCTTCGGCTTCGAAAAACGATTATGCCTATGCGGGATTTATTGTATCGACTGACGAATACAGATCGAATTCAAGGGCTAAAGCCATATTTGGCTTTTTATCATGATATTTATGATCATCTGATTAAACTTTCTGAGATGATAGATTCAAGCAGAGAGATGACGGCTGACCTTCGTGACAGCTATATTTCGTTCAATTCAAATCGGATGAATAACATTATGAAAACTCTTACCGTAATTACGACTATATTTATGCCGTTAACCTTTATGGCGGGCGTTTATGGAATGAATTTTCGCAATATGCCCGAGCTTGAATGGAGTTGGGGATATTTTGCAGTATTAATAGTCATGCTCATCATCGGGGTTTCTATGTATGCATGGTTTCGAAGAAAAGGATGGTTTAAATGA
- the hrpB gene encoding ATP-dependent helicase HrpB: MNPLQLPIDAVLPELLASLVSGTNAVLVAEPGAGKTTRVPLALLDQPWLAGKKIIMLEPRRLAARSAAQFMAKSLGERTGETVGYRVRLDSRVSSRTRIEVITEGVLTRMLQEDPALEQVGAILFDEFHERHLHGDLGLTLCLQSQQLLREDLRLVVMSATLASGPVAELLGDAPVIRSEGRVFPVATYYAKAKHTGPVESHMVQTIAAALRAHEGDVLAFLPGVAEIRRTARGLAEAALPANIRIEELHGGLPLEKQDAAVAPCRSGERKIVLATSIAESSLTVEGVMIVVDCGLMRIPRFSPRTGMTRLETVAVSAASANQRRGRAGRLAPGCCYRLWTESEQHFLPEQSTPEILEADLASLTLELAVWGIQDPLELSWLTPPPAAAYEQASALLRQLNAINVEGKPTAEGLQMAKLGLHPRLGAMILKASEQGSLQEACHLAALLTERDLLPQERNVDMQLRLDLFYQLTGRNHQAHQSNQSRQLDIQAAFRISAQAEQWERLVAQESKSQSQRKEPLPLGVLLAYAYPDRIAQRRSDGRHLLANGRGAVLPELQPLSRSAFLAACELDDAGAESRIRLAAELSLEELNTYLGSYLSTENVVEWEPSAQAVRARKRVRLGSIVLKESILQQPDEEQVAAALLMAIRQAGFTMLPMSRQAQQMKARMKLMSLAGEDWPNASDEALLNTLEDWLEPHIYGMRSRSDLQKLPMVQLLEGRLSWKQKQELDEQVPTHIVVPSGSRIPVDYSDPESPVLAVRLQELFGMKDTPRLARGKLPVTLHLLSPSQRPVQVTRDLRSFWENAYFEVKKDLKGRYPKHSWPDDPYAAMPTNRTKPRQG; encoded by the coding sequence ATGAATCCATTGCAATTGCCGATTGATGCGGTGTTGCCTGAGCTGCTGGCGTCTCTGGTCAGCGGTACAAATGCCGTATTGGTAGCTGAGCCGGGAGCGGGAAAGACGACGCGCGTACCGCTTGCGCTGCTCGATCAGCCATGGCTTGCCGGCAAAAAAATTATAATGCTGGAGCCGCGCAGACTTGCTGCACGCTCCGCTGCACAATTTATGGCGAAGTCACTAGGCGAGCGGACAGGTGAAACCGTTGGCTACCGTGTCCGATTGGATTCACGTGTGAGCTCGCGTACTCGCATTGAGGTCATTACGGAGGGGGTACTCACCCGAATGCTGCAAGAGGATCCAGCGCTTGAGCAGGTGGGAGCTATTTTGTTTGACGAGTTCCATGAGCGGCATTTGCACGGCGATCTTGGCTTAACGCTTTGTTTACAGTCGCAGCAGCTGCTGCGCGAGGATCTGCGCCTTGTCGTCATGTCGGCAACGCTTGCTTCGGGGCCGGTTGCCGAGCTGCTGGGCGATGCTCCGGTTATTCGCAGTGAAGGCAGAGTGTTTCCCGTAGCAACATATTACGCGAAAGCTAAGCACACAGGGCCGGTGGAGTCCCATATGGTACAAACAATTGCTGCGGCGCTGCGGGCGCATGAGGGCGATGTGCTTGCCTTCCTGCCGGGCGTTGCCGAGATACGGCGAACGGCGAGAGGTTTAGCGGAAGCAGCGCTTCCAGCAAATATTCGTATTGAGGAGCTGCATGGCGGCTTGCCGCTGGAGAAGCAGGATGCGGCTGTAGCTCCCTGCCGCTCTGGCGAGAGGAAAATTGTGCTAGCTACTTCAATAGCGGAGTCGAGCTTGACGGTTGAAGGCGTTATGATTGTCGTTGACTGCGGGTTAATGCGTATACCTCGTTTCTCTCCGAGAACTGGAATGACTCGGCTGGAGACAGTAGCCGTATCCGCTGCATCCGCAAATCAGCGGCGCGGCAGAGCAGGACGTTTAGCGCCGGGCTGCTGCTACAGGCTCTGGACAGAGTCTGAGCAGCACTTTTTGCCTGAGCAAAGCACTCCTGAAATTCTTGAAGCAGACCTAGCTTCTCTTACACTAGAACTGGCGGTATGGGGGATTCAAGATCCGCTGGAGCTTAGCTGGCTGACCCCGCCTCCAGCTGCAGCATATGAACAAGCGAGCGCATTACTACGGCAATTAAATGCGATCAATGTCGAAGGAAAGCCGACAGCCGAAGGGCTGCAAATGGCGAAGCTAGGACTGCACCCTCGTCTTGGCGCGATGATTCTAAAGGCATCCGAGCAAGGATCGCTGCAAGAGGCTTGCCATTTGGCTGCGCTGTTAACGGAAAGGGATCTGCTTCCACAGGAGAGAAATGTTGATATGCAGCTACGGCTGGATCTTTTCTATCAGCTAACTGGAAGAAACCATCAGGCTCATCAAAGTAATCAAAGCCGGCAGCTCGACATTCAAGCTGCATTTCGAATAAGTGCTCAAGCGGAGCAATGGGAACGATTGGTTGCGCAAGAGAGTAAAAGCCAATCACAAAGGAAAGAACCACTTCCGCTTGGTGTTCTTTTGGCTTATGCATATCCAGATCGGATTGCTCAAAGACGCAGCGACGGCCGGCATTTATTAGCAAATGGAAGAGGCGCAGTGCTGCCTGAGCTCCAGCCATTATCCAGATCAGCGTTTCTTGCAGCCTGTGAGCTTGATGATGCTGGAGCTGAGAGCCGAATACGGCTTGCCGCGGAGCTAAGCTTAGAAGAGTTAAACACCTATCTAGGCTCCTATCTCTCTACAGAAAACGTGGTAGAGTGGGAACCGTCTGCTCAAGCTGTGCGAGCGAGAAAACGAGTTCGATTAGGCAGCATTGTGCTGAAAGAATCTATACTACAACAGCCAGATGAAGAGCAAGTGGCTGCCGCCTTGCTGATGGCCATTAGACAAGCAGGCTTCACCATGCTTCCAATGAGCAGGCAGGCGCAGCAGATGAAGGCTCGCATGAAGCTGATGTCACTTGCCGGTGAGGATTGGCCTAATGCCTCTGACGAAGCTCTGCTGAACACGCTCGAAGATTGGCTCGAGCCGCATATTTATGGAATGCGAAGCCGCTCGGATCTACAGAAGCTGCCGATGGTGCAACTGCTGGAAGGAAGACTCAGCTGGAAGCAGAAGCAGGAGCTGGACGAGCAGGTGCCAACACATATCGTTGTTCCAAGCGGTTCACGCATACCAGTAGACTATAGTGACCCGGAGTCGCCAGTGCTTGCTGTTCGATTGCAGGAGCTGTTTGGCATGAAGGATACGCCTAGACTAGCGAGAGGCAAGCTTCCCGTAACTTTGCATTTATTGTCGCCTTCACAGCGTCCTGTTCAAGTAACGCGGGATCTCAGAAGCTTTTGGGAGAATGCCTATTTCGAGGTGAAGAAGGATTTAAAGGGTAGATACCCGAAGCATTCCTGGCCGGATGATCCTTATGCGGCAATGCCAACGAATCGGACGAAGCCCAGACAAGGTTGA